A genomic segment from Flavobacterium inviolabile encodes:
- a CDS encoding DUF3575 domain-containing protein: MKKHIFLFSLLLCSLFVKAQTKNEVKVNILNTIVLASVELGYEHFIDKDQSIGVEFLINDRFSYTTEKKNGAKEFKTNSILASYNFYFGSDGQSNSGYYVSPFLKYRFGDFNEKETVNDVEITKTTDMNSFIVGLGTGYKWAWNDKFAIAPYVNIARNFSEEVNDRFSAVEVNAGVSIGYRF, encoded by the coding sequence ATGAAAAAACATATCTTTCTTTTTAGCTTATTATTATGCAGCTTGTTTGTAAAGGCACAAACTAAAAACGAAGTTAAAGTGAATATCCTTAACACGATAGTACTGGCATCAGTAGAACTGGGTTATGAGCATTTCATTGATAAAGATCAGTCCATTGGCGTTGAATTCCTGATCAATGATCGTTTTTCATACACTACAGAAAAGAAAAACGGTGCTAAAGAATTTAAAACCAATAGTATTTTAGCTTCTTATAATTTTTATTTCGGTTCTGACGGACAAAGTAATTCCGGTTATTATGTTTCTCCGTTTTTAAAATACCGTTTCGGTGATTTTAATGAAAAAGAAACCGTTAATGATGTTGAGATCACCAAAACAACAGATATGAACAGTTTTATCGTTGGTTTGGGTACCGGTTATAAATGGGCATGGAATGACAAATTTGCCATTGCTCCTTATGTTAATATTGCAAGAAACTTCAGCGAGGAAGTAAACGACCGTTTTAGTGCTGTTGAAGTAAATGCCGGTGTTAGCATCGGTTACCGTTTCTAA
- a CDS encoding metallophosphoesterase family protein, giving the protein MSRTLVIGDIHGGLRALHQVLEKAKVSPDDKLIFLGDYVDGWSDSPKVIDFLIELEQSHQCFFIRGNHEEMVFRWLSAGDDNAEWRFHGGQSTVDAYRDLDIHTKDRHIAFLDRLNDFYIDEQNRLFIHAGFTNQKGVHYEFFRGMFCWDRTLWETALSLNPALSPEDQFYPKRLTLYTEIFIGHTPVTRIGSTVPVNKANLWNVDTGAAFKGRLTIMDVDSKDFWQSDPLNELYIDERGRN; this is encoded by the coding sequence ATGAGTAGAACATTAGTTATTGGAGATATACACGGCGGACTAAGAGCTTTGCATCAGGTTCTTGAAAAAGCAAAAGTCAGCCCGGACGATAAATTGATTTTTTTAGGGGATTATGTCGATGGCTGGAGCGATTCTCCGAAGGTTATTGACTTTCTGATTGAACTGGAACAATCCCACCAGTGTTTTTTTATCCGGGGAAATCATGAAGAAATGGTTTTCCGCTGGTTATCCGCAGGGGATGACAATGCCGAATGGCGTTTTCATGGCGGACAGTCGACAGTGGATGCTTACCGGGATCTGGACATTCATACCAAAGACCGCCACATTGCGTTCCTGGACCGCCTGAATGATTTTTATATAGACGAGCAGAACCGTTTGTTTATCCATGCCGGCTTTACCAATCAGAAAGGGGTGCACTATGAGTTCTTCCGCGGGATGTTCTGCTGGGACAGAACGCTTTGGGAAACAGCCCTGTCGCTGAATCCTGCGCTTTCGCCGGAAGATCAGTTTTATCCCAAACGGCTCACATTGTACACGGAAATATTCATTGGCCACACGCCGGTAACCAGAATCGGGTCGACCGTGCCGGTCAACAAAGCCAACCTGTGGAATGTAGATACCGGAGCGGCGTTTAAAGGCCGTTTAACCATTATGGATGTCGATTCCAAAGATTTCTGGCAGAGCGACCCGTTAAATGAGCTTTATATCGATGAAAGAGGCCGGAATTAG
- a CDS encoding ATP-binding protein: MINKRLLVKNLLAHNDESSFYDKKRQLNLHTKEGKAKFLKHICALSNSNPTNNSYIVVGVEDQDNEIVGDDFFDDSRIQNLVNAFLNNPPRIQYENVPFPNLPKDKVIGLVTIKPAHKVSSFKKGIYTIPAKTIFVRRGSNSIPVEEQDYVPTDMEFNYSNTETVISIENNSRNSIEHTLEGVIDFMNNRHKDMTPKYKVFKELFVVCWAGNKKKVRDKTFFSRVDIELINEQVKLFYSALDEVTVEYSDDSFTITEYLPLGLNDKTSYYPLERMCISFYDNGYYKMDTQMLFEPPEFNRKMLYHIYNSNLSLISKLQKGLHLSDRENKDLENLPSTLMICYLNGFEEAKQKLIDAKLLLKAHENPTVYISFKEAMRILRKMKYGMSNE; encoded by the coding sequence ATGATTAACAAACGACTGCTTGTAAAAAACCTTTTGGCTCACAATGATGAGAGCAGTTTTTATGATAAAAAACGGCAACTGAATCTGCATACCAAAGAAGGCAAAGCAAAGTTTTTAAAACATATCTGTGCTTTGTCCAATTCAAACCCGACCAACAATTCATATATTGTTGTGGGTGTGGAAGACCAGGATAATGAAATTGTGGGCGATGACTTTTTTGACGACAGCAGGATCCAGAATCTGGTTAACGCTTTTCTGAATAATCCGCCCCGGATCCAGTATGAAAATGTTCCGTTTCCGAATCTGCCTAAAGATAAAGTTATCGGACTGGTGACGATAAAACCGGCACATAAGGTTTCTTCTTTTAAGAAGGGAATTTATACGATTCCTGCCAAAACGATCTTCGTAAGGCGCGGCAGCAATTCCATTCCCGTTGAAGAGCAGGATTATGTCCCGACCGATATGGAATTTAATTATTCCAATACCGAAACGGTCATCAGCATCGAGAACAATTCCCGGAACAGCATTGAACACACGCTGGAAGGGGTGATCGATTTTATGAATAACCGTCATAAAGACATGACGCCCAAATATAAAGTTTTCAAAGAGCTGTTTGTGGTTTGCTGGGCCGGCAACAAAAAGAAGGTGCGCGACAAAACATTTTTTTCAAGGGTTGATATTGAGCTGATCAACGAACAGGTCAAACTGTTTTATTCTGCTTTAGACGAAGTTACGGTGGAATATTCCGACGATAGTTTTACCATTACCGAATACCTTCCTTTGGGGTTAAATGACAAAACCAGCTACTATCCGCTTGAACGGATGTGCATTAGTTTTTATGACAACGGTTATTACAAAATGGATACGCAGATGCTTTTTGAACCGCCGGAATTTAACCGGAAAATGTTGTATCACATTTATAATTCCAATTTGTCATTAATCAGTAAATTGCAAAAAGGTTTACATTTGTCCGACAGGGAAAACAAAGATCTGGAAAACCTGCCTTCTACCTTGATGATCTGTTATTTAAACGGATTTGAAGAGGCAAAACAAAAATTGATTGACGCAAAACTTCTTTTAAAAGCACACGAGAACCCAACGGTATACATCTCGTTCAAGGAAGCGATGCGCATTTTAAGAAAAATGAAATACGGAATGAGTAATGAGTAG
- a CDS encoding SDR family NAD(P)-dependent oxidoreductase, whose protein sequence is MMKTALITGATSGIGKATAELLAQHNYRLILCGRRKEILDDLKRDLAKHTQIATLNFDVINREDVFKAIASLPEAFSTIDILINNAGNAHGLDPIQNGNTDDWDAMLDINVKGLLYVSKAIIPQMIARKSGHIINIGSTAAKEVYPNGNVYCASKHAVDALTQGMRMDLNAYGIRVGGIHPGMVHTAFSEVRFKGDAERAANVYKGFQPLLAEDIADIIHFVVSRPYHVNIADLIVMPTAQASATIVNKNL, encoded by the coding sequence ATCATGAAAACTGCCTTAATTACCGGCGCCACAAGTGGTATCGGGAAAGCTACAGCCGAGCTTTTAGCACAGCATAATTACCGTTTAATTCTTTGCGGGCGAAGAAAAGAAATTCTTGACGATTTAAAAAGAGATTTAGCAAAACATACACAAATTGCCACTTTAAACTTCGATGTAATCAACAGGGAAGACGTTTTTAAAGCGATTGCTTCTTTACCGGAAGCCTTTTCAACGATTGACATTTTAATCAACAATGCCGGAAATGCCCACGGACTGGATCCGATTCAAAACGGCAATACCGACGATTGGGATGCGATGCTGGACATTAACGTTAAAGGGCTTTTGTATGTTTCCAAAGCCATAATACCACAAATGATCGCCCGAAAATCAGGGCATATTATCAATATCGGCTCTACTGCCGCCAAAGAGGTTTATCCTAACGGCAATGTTTACTGTGCCAGCAAACATGCGGTTGATGCACTCACTCAGGGTATGCGGATGGATTTGAATGCCTACGGAATCCGTGTGGGCGGTATTCATCCCGGCATGGTACACACCGCTTTTTCGGAAGTCCGTTTTAAAGGGGATGCCGAACGTGCCGCGAATGTTTATAAGGGTTTCCAGCCTTTATTAGCCGAAGATATTGCCGACATCATTCACTTTGTGGTTTCAAGACCCTATCATGTGAATATTGCCGATCTGATTGTGATGCCTACCGCTCAGGCTTCGGCGACTATTGTAAACAAAAATTTATAA
- a CDS encoding AAA family ATPase: MEDTTTTLDIRAINEKIERESAFIDLLTMEMNKVIVGQKHMVERLLIGLLGQGHILLEGVPGLAKTLAINTLSQAVQGSFSRIQFTPDLLPADVVGTMIYNIKQNDFSIKKGPIFANFVLADEINRAPAKVQSALLEAMQEKQVTIGDETFKLDKPFLVMATQNPVEQEGTYPLPEAQVDRFMLKTVIDYPKMEDERLVIRQNLKGSYEKVNAVVSVEQIKRAQEAVREVYMDEKIEKYILDIIFATRYPEKYKLADLKPLISFGASPRGSINLATAAKCYAFIKRRGYVIPEDVRAVVHDVLRHRIGITYEAEAENITSVEIINKIVNEVEVP; the protein is encoded by the coding sequence ATGGAAGACACCACAACTACTTTAGACATTAGAGCAATTAATGAAAAAATAGAGAGAGAAAGTGCTTTTATTGACCTACTGACAATGGAGATGAACAAGGTGATTGTAGGTCAGAAACACATGGTTGAAAGATTATTGATCGGACTTTTAGGACAAGGACATATTTTATTGGAAGGGGTTCCCGGTTTAGCAAAAACGCTGGCCATTAATACCCTGTCGCAGGCGGTTCAGGGTTCTTTCAGCAGAATTCAGTTTACACCGGATTTATTACCTGCCGATGTTGTGGGAACCATGATTTACAATATCAAACAAAATGATTTCTCGATAAAAAAGGGACCTATTTTTGCCAACTTCGTACTGGCAGATGAGATTAACCGTGCTCCGGCGAAAGTACAATCGGCTTTACTGGAAGCGATGCAGGAAAAACAGGTAACCATTGGCGACGAGACTTTCAAACTGGACAAACCGTTTTTAGTAATGGCAACCCAAAACCCGGTAGAACAGGAAGGAACCTATCCGTTACCGGAAGCACAGGTAGACCGTTTTATGCTGAAAACCGTGATCGACTATCCGAAAATGGAAGACGAGCGTCTGGTAATCCGTCAAAACCTGAAAGGATCTTACGAAAAAGTAAACGCAGTAGTATCCGTAGAACAGATCAAACGCGCTCAGGAAGCCGTTCGTGAAGTTTATATGGATGAAAAAATTGAAAAATACATTCTGGATATCATCTTCGCAACCCGTTATCCGGAGAAATATAAATTAGCAGACCTGAAACCGTTGATCAGCTTTGGCGCTTCTCCGCGTGGAAGTATCAACCTGGCAACTGCTGCAAAATGTTATGCTTTTATCAAACGCCGCGGTTATGTAATTCCGGAAGATGTACGGGCTGTAGTACACGATGTATTGCGTCACAGAATCGGGATTACCTACGAAGCCGAAGCGGAAAACATCACTTCTGTAGAGATCATCAATAAAATTGTTAACGAAGTAGAAGTGCCTTAG
- a CDS encoding DUF58 domain-containing protein encodes MDTKELLKKVRKIEIKTRRLSDHIFSGEYHTSFKGRGMTFSEVRQYQFGDDVRAIDWNVTARYNEPYIKVFEEERELTMMLMVDISGSESFGTKNQLKSDVVTEIAATLAFSATQNNDKIGLILFSDQIELFIPPKKGKSHVLRIIRELIEFTPKSRKTDFSQALKFLSGVMKKKAIVFVISDFMTSDYEQTLRIAGKKHDVTGIRVYDIREEKMPNIGMVHMEDAETGETLLVNTNAKSVRMEYEKHYQDNVKYFKETFSRCGSGTVNTRVDESYVTKLLGYFKART; translated from the coding sequence ATGGATACCAAAGAACTCTTAAAAAAAGTACGAAAAATAGAAATTAAAACCCGAAGATTGAGCGATCACATCTTTTCGGGAGAATATCACACGTCTTTTAAAGGAAGAGGAATGACTTTTTCGGAAGTGCGTCAATACCAGTTTGGTGATGATGTCCGTGCGATCGACTGGAATGTTACGGCACGTTACAACGAACCGTATATTAAAGTTTTTGAAGAAGAACGCGAACTGACCATGATGCTGATGGTGGATATAAGCGGCTCAGAAAGCTTCGGAACGAAAAACCAGCTCAAAAGCGATGTGGTTACCGAAATAGCGGCAACCCTGGCTTTTTCGGCAACCCAGAACAACGATAAAATCGGACTGATTTTATTCTCGGACCAGATCGAATTGTTTATTCCGCCTAAAAAAGGAAAATCACACGTGCTGCGCATTATCCGTGAACTCATTGAATTCACACCTAAAAGCAGGAAAACCGACTTTTCCCAGGCGCTGAAATTCCTTTCCGGGGTCATGAAAAAGAAAGCCATCGTTTTTGTTATTTCCGATTTTATGACTTCCGATTATGAACAGACCCTCAGAATAGCCGGTAAAAAACACGATGTTACCGGAATCCGGGTCTATGATATTCGCGAAGAAAAAATGCCTAACATCGGAATGGTACACATGGAAGATGCCGAAACGGGCGAAACACTATTAGTGAACACAAACGCAAAATCGGTTCGGATGGAATATGAAAAACACTATCAGGACAATGTGAAATATTTTAAAGAAACATTCTCCCGTTGTGGATCAGGAACGGTCAATACCCGTGTAGACGAATCGTATGTAACCAAATTACTGGGTTATTTTAAAGCAAGAACCTAA
- a CDS encoding vWA domain-containing protein — protein MKNVTFLHPEFFWLFLALPIAIAWYFWKRNKQTATLKISSVKGFKAAPSVLPKLKPVLFVLRMLALSAMIVALARPQSTDVTNKTRTSRGIDIVMAIDVSGSMLAKDLKPNRMEALKRVASEFVEERPNDRIGLVVYAAESYTKTPVTSDKAVVLEALKGVKYDNVLQDGTGIGVGLATAVNRLKDSKAKSKVVILLTDGVNNAGFIDPRMASEIAKEYGIRVYTIGIGTNGMAEFPYAIAPNGQFLFRMMQVEIDEKLMKEIAATTNGKYFRATSNKSLENIYNEINKLEKTEIEEMKYFNYDEKYRPFVFFALGLLVLEILLRKTVFRSFI, from the coding sequence ATGAAGAATGTTACGTTTTTACATCCCGAATTTTTTTGGCTGTTTTTGGCATTGCCAATAGCAATAGCCTGGTATTTCTGGAAAAGAAATAAGCAGACCGCAACATTAAAGATAAGTTCTGTAAAAGGATTTAAAGCGGCACCCTCGGTTTTGCCAAAGCTAAAACCGGTATTGTTTGTTTTAAGAATGCTGGCATTAAGCGCGATGATCGTAGCATTGGCAAGACCGCAGTCGACAGACGTGACCAATAAAACAAGAACCTCAAGAGGTATTGATATCGTTATGGCGATTGACGTTTCCGGAAGTATGCTGGCCAAAGATTTAAAGCCCAACCGTATGGAAGCGTTAAAACGGGTGGCTTCGGAATTTGTTGAAGAAAGACCAAACGACAGAATCGGACTGGTGGTTTATGCTGCCGAAAGTTATACCAAAACACCGGTAACGAGCGATAAAGCAGTGGTTTTAGAAGCGTTGAAAGGCGTTAAATATGATAACGTTTTACAGGACGGTACCGGAATCGGTGTCGGACTGGCCACGGCGGTAAACCGTTTAAAAGACAGTAAAGCCAAAAGTAAAGTGGTGATCTTGCTGACAGACGGTGTGAACAATGCCGGATTTATTGATCCGAGAATGGCTTCTGAAATTGCAAAAGAATACGGAATCAGAGTTTATACTATCGGAATCGGGACAAACGGCATGGCCGAATTCCCGTATGCAATTGCACCAAACGGGCAATTCCTTTTCCGGATGATGCAGGTGGAAATTGACGAAAAGCTGATGAAAGAAATTGCCGCGACAACAAACGGGAAATATTTCAGAGCAACCAGCAATAAAAGCTTGGAGAATATTTATAATGAAATCAATAAATTGGAAAAAACCGAAATTGAAGAAATGAAATACTTCAACTACGACGAAAAATACAGACCGTTTGTATTCTTCGCACTGGGACTTCTGGTTTTGGAGATCTTATTGAGAAAAACTGTTTTTAGAAGCTTTATCTAG
- a CDS encoding VWA domain-containing protein, translated as MWEFEEPKYFYLLAILPILVLLFLINLYWKRKKQKQFGDLELIKKLSPEKSIFKPVLKLVVVLLALAGIILALVNPKIGTKMETVKRQGVDIVFAVDISKSMLAEDIAPNRLEKSKQIVSQIINQLGSDRIGIVGYAGSAYPVLPITTDYSVAKMYLQSMNTDMVSSQGTALSEAIKLATSYFDDPQTSKLIVLISDGEDHGEGFEEAVEEAKEKRIKILTIGVGTEKGGPIPLRRNGTIEGFKKDSKGETVVTKLYPETLKTIAKNANGGYVFGGNTKEVIEFVKNGLDNLEKTDFESQQMADFQSQYQWFLGIAFVLLLLDVFFLERKTAWVKKLNLFNEKE; from the coding sequence ATGTGGGAATTTGAAGAACCGAAATATTTTTATCTGCTGGCAATATTACCCATATTGGTTTTGCTCTTTCTGATCAATCTGTATTGGAAACGAAAAAAACAAAAGCAGTTTGGCGACCTGGAACTAATTAAAAAACTGAGTCCGGAAAAATCGATATTCAAACCGGTTTTAAAACTGGTGGTGGTATTATTGGCTTTAGCCGGAATTATACTCGCTTTGGTCAACCCGAAAATTGGAACCAAAATGGAAACCGTAAAACGTCAGGGAGTGGATATTGTTTTTGCAGTGGACATCTCTAAAAGTATGCTGGCGGAAGACATTGCACCTAACCGGCTTGAAAAAAGCAAGCAGATCGTTTCCCAGATCATCAATCAGCTGGGGTCGGATAGAATCGGGATTGTAGGCTATGCAGGAAGTGCCTATCCTGTACTGCCGATAACAACAGACTACAGCGTTGCCAAAATGTACCTGCAAAGCATGAATACCGATATGGTCTCTTCGCAGGGAACCGCTTTGTCTGAAGCAATTAAACTGGCAACCTCTTATTTTGATGACCCGCAAACCAGCAAACTGATTGTACTGATCTCGGATGGTGAAGATCATGGTGAAGGATTTGAAGAAGCGGTAGAAGAAGCCAAAGAAAAAAGAATTAAGATACTGACAATAGGAGTAGGTACCGAAAAAGGAGGGCCGATTCCATTGAGAAGAAACGGGACTATTGAAGGATTTAAAAAAGATTCAAAAGGAGAAACGGTTGTAACCAAGCTTTATCCGGAAACCTTAAAAACCATCGCTAAAAATGCCAATGGCGGCTATGTGTTTGGAGGAAATACGAAAGAAGTGATCGAGTTTGTTAAAAACGGACTGGACAATCTGGAAAAAACAGATTTTGAAAGCCAGCAAATGGCCGATTTCCAATCGCAGTACCAATGGTTTTTAGGCATTGCTTTTGTATTGTTACTACTGGATGTGTTCTTCCTGGAAAGAAAAACCGCCTGGGTTAAGAAGTTGAATTTATTTAATGAAAAAGAATAA
- a CDS encoding tetratricopeptide repeat protein, giving the protein MKKLFSYYFLLFSFAVLGQIKDRNLPRGNEAFEEKSYSEAEADYRISHSKVPARATASYNLGNAIYRQNQPGEAKFAYMKAIETAKGKRQKHKAFHNIGNVFMLKKNYEAAVEAYKNALRNNPFDEETRYNYALAKKKLKENPPKKNDKNKDKNKDKDKNKDQQDKDNKGKGDDKKDQNKDKGQDKKDDKGDPKNKDNKDGKGDKDKQNAPPQSGGASRQRMENLLDAVNNEEKKIQDKVKAREVKGSPVKNEKDW; this is encoded by the coding sequence ATGAAGAAGTTGTTTAGCTATTATTTTTTACTATTCTCTTTTGCAGTACTGGGCCAGATTAAAGACCGGAACCTGCCAAGAGGGAATGAAGCCTTTGAAGAGAAAAGTTATTCCGAAGCGGAAGCAGATTACCGTATTTCTCATTCAAAAGTACCGGCAAGAGCAACGGCTTCTTACAATTTAGGAAACGCGATTTACAGACAAAACCAGCCTGGTGAAGCCAAATTTGCCTATATGAAAGCAATTGAAACGGCAAAAGGCAAAAGACAGAAACACAAAGCATTTCACAATATCGGAAATGTATTCATGCTGAAAAAAAACTACGAAGCGGCTGTGGAAGCCTATAAAAATGCGTTGCGAAACAACCCGTTTGATGAAGAAACGCGTTACAATTATGCTTTGGCAAAGAAAAAACTGAAAGAGAATCCGCCGAAGAAAAACGATAAAAACAAAGACAAGAATAAAGATAAAGACAAAAACAAGGATCAGCAGGATAAGGACAACAAAGGAAAAGGAGACGATAAGAAAGATCAGAACAAAGACAAAGGTCAGGATAAAAAAGACGATAAAGGCGATCCTAAAAATAAAGACAACAAAGACGGGAAAGGCGATAAAGACAAACAAAATGCCCCGCCACAGTCGGGCGGTGCTTCCAGACAAAGAATGGAAAACCTGCTGGATGCGGTAAATAATGAAGAGAAGAAAATACAGGACAAGGTAAAAGCCAGAGAAGTAAAAGGCAGTCCGGTTAAAAATGAAAAAGACTGGTAA
- a CDS encoding BatD family protein codes for MKKYIFLLLLSFQGLLAQVQFDASVSKTSLGINERLRVDFTMNEDGDNFSPPAFEGFRVVGGPNQAVSYSWMNGKKSFNKSFSYFLMPLKKGTLVIKQASIEIEGKIYKTAPIKVTITNAVQEEVNPYNPQQKMGEGIHLVAEISKTNPYINEPITVVYKLYVSNTASVRNWREMASPKYNDFWSQNIDIKKLVVENGKYNGEDYRYVVLRKTVLYPQKAGKLEIEPLSLDIEVDLPTGRRDFFGRMEYASGNKTVSAGAKSISVRSLPEAGKPVDFSGAVGDFDFKVTPSKTTLKSGESLDLVVSVSGKGNLKLFNLPKPVVPSALEMYDPEHKEKVNTPLSGMQGEITDTYTIIPQYKGNYQIKPMVFSYFDLSANAYKTITSKEIMVNVLDGPMPTSGDPQVASAEGKQNVVANDQFQFIKLKTNLAAVAQKDFLGSGLFYSLLLAPFLIIPVIVLAKKKKEAIDGDVAGNKIRQSNKLAKKFLSEANKQLGSKEAFYVAMEKALHNFLKAKLHIETSEMSKENIRELLLSKKAAPDTVQNFIALMDSCEFARYTPASVGTMQQDYDKAVTVISGLEKQINN; via the coding sequence ATGAAGAAATATATTTTTCTACTATTATTAAGTTTTCAGGGATTACTCGCTCAGGTACAATTTGACGCCAGTGTGAGCAAAACTTCTTTGGGAATCAACGAACGTTTACGGGTTGATTTTACGATGAATGAAGATGGTGATAATTTTAGTCCGCCTGCTTTTGAAGGCTTCAGAGTAGTGGGCGGCCCGAATCAGGCAGTGAGTTACTCCTGGATGAACGGAAAAAAATCCTTCAACAAATCCTTTTCGTATTTTTTGATGCCGCTAAAAAAAGGAACGCTGGTTATCAAACAGGCCTCCATTGAAATTGAAGGTAAAATTTACAAAACGGCACCCATTAAAGTAACGATCACCAATGCCGTTCAGGAAGAAGTAAACCCATACAACCCACAGCAGAAAATGGGTGAGGGAATCCATTTGGTGGCAGAAATATCCAAAACCAATCCGTACATAAACGAACCGATTACGGTTGTGTACAAGCTCTATGTGAGCAATACAGCCAGCGTGCGGAACTGGAGAGAAATGGCAAGTCCGAAATACAATGATTTCTGGAGCCAGAACATCGATATTAAAAAACTGGTTGTCGAAAACGGAAAATACAACGGAGAAGATTACCGCTATGTGGTATTGCGCAAAACAGTGCTGTATCCGCAAAAAGCCGGAAAACTGGAAATAGAACCGCTTTCTCTGGACATCGAAGTTGATTTGCCTACAGGACGCCGTGATTTCTTCGGACGAATGGAATATGCCAGCGGGAATAAAACCGTTTCTGCCGGAGCAAAATCCATTAGTGTGCGATCCTTGCCCGAAGCCGGAAAACCGGTTGATTTCTCCGGAGCTGTTGGTGACTTTGACTTTAAAGTAACCCCATCAAAAACAACCTTAAAATCCGGGGAATCGCTGGATTTGGTAGTAAGTGTTTCCGGAAAAGGAAACCTGAAACTCTTTAACCTGCCCAAACCGGTAGTGCCAAGTGCGCTGGAAATGTATGATCCGGAACACAAGGAAAAGGTAAACACGCCGCTTTCCGGTATGCAGGGTGAAATTACCGATACCTATACGATTATACCACAATACAAAGGAAATTACCAGATCAAACCAATGGTATTCTCCTATTTTGATTTGAGTGCCAATGCCTATAAAACCATTACGTCAAAAGAAATTATGGTAAATGTGCTGGACGGACCAATGCCAACATCGGGTGATCCTCAGGTTGCTTCGGCAGAAGGCAAACAAAATGTGGTGGCAAACGACCAGTTCCAGTTTATTAAACTGAAAACCAACCTTGCGGCTGTTGCCCAAAAAGACTTTTTAGGCTCCGGGCTTTTCTATTCGCTTTTGCTGGCGCCGTTTTTAATCATCCCGGTAATCGTTCTGGCGAAGAAGAAAAAAGAAGCGATAGACGGTGATGTAGCCGGTAATAAAATCCGTCAGTCAAACAAACTGGCTAAGAAATTCCTGTCGGAAGCAAACAAACAACTGGGCAGCAAGGAAGCCTTTTATGTGGCAATGGAAAAAGCCTTACACAACTTCCTGAAAGCCAAACTGCACATTGAAACCTCCGAAATGAGTAAAGAAAACATCCGGGAATTACTGCTCTCTAAAAAAGCAGCACCGGATACCGTTCAAAACTTTATCGCCTTGATGGACAGCTGCGAATTTGCCCGTTATACCCCGGCATCTGTAGGAACCATGCAGCAGGATTATGACAAAGCAGTAACCGTAATTTCCGGATTGGAAAAACAAATCAATAATTAA
- a CDS encoding tetratricopeptide repeat protein gives MKKLLYILLLVTQVFWGQSAFEKGNDSYKKEKYEEAVAQYEQVLKSGKQSAELYFNLANSYYKMHQVAPAIYNYEKALLLNPDDTDVQTNLKFAQKMTIDEIKVVPKVGFSKMIDDLLDVFHYESWAWLAVGASVLFLLFFIGYYFARITVVKRIFFFGMFVVLLGMFISIAAAIAERDHYKNERPAIVFAEVAPVKSEPKTTASDAFVLHEGTKVFVIESLDNWRKIQLTDDTEGWIEKDAIKELK, from the coding sequence ATGAAAAAGTTATTATATATACTACTGTTGGTAACTCAGGTATTTTGGGGACAGTCTGCTTTTGAAAAAGGAAATGATAGTTATAAAAAAGAAAAATACGAAGAGGCGGTTGCACAGTATGAGCAGGTGTTGAAATCCGGTAAACAATCGGCAGAACTGTATTTTAATCTGGCAAATTCCTATTATAAAATGCATCAGGTAGCACCGGCGATTTACAACTATGAAAAAGCGCTGCTGTTAAATCCTGACGATACAGACGTTCAGACCAATTTGAAGTTTGCTCAGAAAATGACGATTGATGAAATTAAAGTCGTTCCTAAAGTGGGCTTTTCTAAAATGATAGACGACTTGTTGGATGTGTTTCATTATGAAAGCTGGGCATGGCTTGCTGTTGGGGCATCCGTATTGTTCCTGCTGTTTTTTATAGGCTATTATTTTGCCCGTATCACCGTAGTGAAAAGAATCTTTTTCTTCGGGATGTTTGTTGTGCTGCTGGGCATGTTTATCAGTATTGCTGCTGCAATAGCAGAAAGAGATCATTATAAAAACGAAAGACCTGCCATTGTTTTTGCAGAAGTAGCTCCGGTGAAAAGCGAACCGAAAACGACGGCTTCCGATGCTTTTGTACTACACGAAGGAACCAAAGTTTTTGTGATCGAATCACTGGACAATTGGAGAAAAATCCAGCTGACCGATGATACCGAAGGCTGGATCGAAAAAGACGCGATTAAAGAACTGAAATAA